The genomic DNA GGCTCCAGCCGTGGTGATGTTGTGACCTGTGATTGGCCAATCGGAGAGCAGCATCTCTGCCTGCTGTTTTACATTTGAATTTAAAACCTGTTTGTGCTTGCAGTGATAGGTCACCCATTTCAGGAATGTTTTGGGAATCTTACATTTATTGTCAGAGGACGGATATATCCACTGCATTATCCACTTTCACTGCATTATCATTACTATCGCAGTTTCACATAAGAGAAGATATAATGGTAGACTCAGAAGCTTATCATATCCAGTTATGCTGCTGCAGGGGAACAGCCTGTGACTCTAgggcaattttcttttttttttttctttttttttttttttgtttaagctaGGTTTGCCAGCATAGTACAGTCCTGAACTGTCACCTACAGTGATTTTGGTGAACTACAATAACGACTGTCAAGAAGGTATGGCATCTCAAAGAttcagctgatttattaataattttGTCATTCAATAGGATATTCTGCCCATTTTAAGGTTTTATTGCCTCGATAGCTGACCATTAAATATTATGACTCATATACTGCCTTGTTTATTACAGTCAATGGCTCTGTACTGGCTGTCCTCCAGCTGTGTGGGTTTAGGACAAAACCTGCTCCTCCGGTCTCCGCGCTTCCGCAGGGTCTGCAGAATACCCCGGACCAAGGCAGATTCCGATACTCCGTACAAAGATATAGCTTCTGCTTTTATTGCCAAATACTTCAAGTAATACATCTGGTGGACAAACCATGGACCGATCTACAATTGTGTATGCTTTTCATGTATATAAACTTCattgaagttatttattttttttcccatctTCAGTTGAAAACCTAAACCATTTGGGCAACCTGAACCGTTTGGAAATAACAGCAGTTTAAATGTAACCTTAAAACATCAACGTCATTACGCACACAATGGTACGACAGTAACACTGTGACAAAACTGAATCGGAAGTGTAAGTGCATAACCTACCAAtaaaataatgatgatgatgagaaGTGTGATTTATCTTATGAAGTATTGACGCTTGCTGTTTTTTGTGTAAACTAAAGCTTAACTTGCTTCTTATTTGTTTTTGCATAGTAATCTGTTtattcctgtggcaaagtggtgagtgaatacaggtgcatgcagtgcagggtggatacaaaacagacagacaatgatttccaggtgcaagggtgtttattgatttgattaacaatgtccagagccttatggcaaacacctgtaaataataatgttggagtgatacagcggcgtgtatcactcagtatttgtaaatcccagagtttgacccgcaaccaaaagtccagttttacacaacaacacaaaacacaaaacacagttcctagtgatagtgaataagtgcaagtggtgtattgcagttctccgtgaaatgcaggggtgaaagtgatgtcggggtttatgctggcttccactacagctccggatcgtgctactggtagtctattaaaaaacagacgacagttaacaaacactaacaaacacaagacaaaactcatggttcacgatactgcaacacagattccttgtaggtttaaaacacaaaccatttaccaaggaacagatcacttacactacgccACCCTATTTCTACCCTTGCTCaagacccctaggttaacgagtgcattcgctcctccaatcctcggatgccatgcCGTTTCCCGTCTGAGTcgttgagtttggataccgtagctccgtccctttcctaaatgaccgacttccacctaccctaaggaataaattgtcgtgccatttagttaagggtactctgttccttttatacaatgccctcactggtcgggagggagatctaacaccaagaatcattcgatctctgtcacaattcctttcagaaaaaatcaGGCCAAAGGGAGCTTTAGCCTGTCTTCAGCATTAATAAATCCATCTTACATAGCAGACTGTTTGAAAAGATTGTTGAAAGATGACCCCACACACCCCCACATGGATGAATACATAAAGAGATTATATTGCAAACCTATGGCAGCCTAGAGAGATAACTAAATACAGCCAGCACTCCCATATCTGAACCTATAAAATAACTTCAGTGGCGGTAAACGTGtctgacgcatatctgattatttcattttgacccgttccaacccttgtctttCAGggaacaaaaaagatacaatatcagaaatacacagctgaaaggacagtgttttaaaataagcaggcttccatttagatgtactgtattggttttgttggtacagtactatattttcaacagaagtattttatttCAGAACTATATAATTCTGAAAGTTATCACTTGCCAAAGTATGGCAGTACATGTTTATAAATCTTGTACGTATTATAGCAGTATGTCAAATTCCTcgttaatgacccaacagcaaaatgaaatcaagatGTTAACCATGTACAGAACTGCATACAGCGTAAAAGGtcatgcaatttagcaaaagattaaaaaaaaaaaaaaacagtttccagaattaaaacagtatccagtcACTATTCAAATTGCAGAATAttgtgcttgataaggccctaatgtcgcagttcacttgcaaatgaaaatgcacaaaaacaactgaagatcacagattaaaaaaaaataaaaatacatcacagtatctaaaactgtttaatgattaactgttacattaccgtagcttgtctcgttcgctttgttttggctccATTTTTATCAGGTGAAAcgggaggaagtgctgtgtaactgcacaataaaaacggACTGATTTGACATGCTAGAGAAAACATATGGAACATTTAATatatgggctttgtatcagaaaactggtgacggagttggAAATCACGTGTGATGGGTAAGTACATTAATTTGTtgcatgtatatacagtactgtgcaaaagttttaggcaggtgtgaaaaaatgctgtaaagtaagaatgctttcaaaaatagacatgttaatagattatatttatcaattaactaaatgcaaaagtgagtgaacagaagacaaatctaaatcaaatccatatttggtgtgaccaccctttgccttcaaaacagcatcaattcttctaggtacacttgcacaaagtcagggattttgtaggcatatagtcaggtgtatgattaaacaattataccaaacaggtgctcatgatcatcaattcaatatgtaggttgaaacacaatcattaactgaaacagaaacagctgtgtaggaggaatacaactgggtgaggaacagccaaactcagctaacaaggtgaggttgctgaagacagtttactgtcaaaagtcatacaccatggcaagactgagcacagcaacaagacacaaggtagttatactgcatcagcaaggtctctcccaggcagaaatttcaaggcagacaggggtttccagatgtgctgtccaagctcttttgaagaagcacaaagaaacgggcaacgctgaggaccgtagacgcagtggtcggccaaggaaacttactgcagcagatgaaagacacatcatgcttacttcccttcacaatcggaagatgtccagcagtgccatcagctcagaattgccagaaaacagtgggaccctggtacacccatctactgtccggagaagtctggtcagaagtggccttcatggaagacttgtggccaaaaagccatacctccgacgtggaaataaggccaagcgactcaactatgcacgaaaacacaggaactggggtgcagaaaaatggcagcaggtgctctggactgatgagtcaaaatttgaaatatttggctgtagcagaaggcagtttgttcgccgaagggccggagagcggtacatgaatgagtgtctgcaggcaacagtgaagcatggtggaggttccttgcaagtttggggctgcatttctgcaaatggagttggggatttggtcagaattaatggtctccttaatgctgagaagtacaggcagatacttatccatcatgcaataccaccagggaggcatctgattggccccaaatttattctgcagcatgacaacgaccccaaacatacagcgaaagtcattaagaactatcttcagcgtaaagaagaacaaggagtcctggaagtgatggtatggccccccagagccctgatctcaacatcatcgagtctgtctgggattacatgaagagagagaagcaactgaggctgcctaaatccacagaagaactgtggttcgttctccaagatgtttgggccaacctacctgccgagttccttcaaaaactgtgtgcaagtgtacctagaagaattgatgctgttttgaaggcaaagggtggtcacaccaaatattgatttgatgtagatttttcttctgttcactcactttgcattttgttaattgataaatataaactattaacatgtctatttttgaaagcattcttactttacagcattttttcacacctgcctaaaacttttgcacagtactgtatacatatatgcgtgcgagcgagcgagagagagtgtgtgtgtgtgtgtgtgtgtgagagagtgggggttttttggtatagtttggttaaagcctgtttttgtgtttgtctttttggttggccatcgtgctttttgttttgtgtattttgtttaattaaaagtcttattttccctgcacatcctgactttGAGTCTCCTTATCTCGGTCCGCCTGTCACACCCACCTATTCTTGTTCTTTACAGGTTCCCTGCGGGACGCTCCTCCGCTCCCGGCTTCGGAGGCCACAGTCTCACCTCGTCCGAGGGCAGCACCACATCGGTCAGGGAACCCCTTTTACTGTTACTTCCTTTCAGGTCTCTGCGAGACGGCTCTGTCGCAGCAGTTTTTCTCATGTTTTCAGATCCCAGGGGCCACAGCCTTCAGACCAAGCCCTCTCTCTGGTgggggatctcttttctatccagaCCGCAGTCTGTTCAGAAGTTCGGGCCACAGTCCACTTCAAGTCGGGTTCCTTCGCCCGTTACTGTCACACTAACACCTCCTTTCTGCCTTCTCTGTACTACACTAGTCCCGGCAGCCGCCTCGTGAATTATAGGAAaagtcttttgtagcaaaagttttgcttttgtggatgaggaaaaagttacaagaaatagatgtctgcaattatttatttcagcaatttttttgcaaaactccaaaaatgctaattcaaaagtattcgtaCCCTGACAAGGAagattaaattaatagctagtggaggcacctttagcaataataacgaataggatatttgtcaattagcttttggcatgattctttagtgattttttgaccgttcttcaacacaaaattgttccagttcatttaaattcagaggacttctcttgtgcaagCCTTCTTCAACTCGTACCAATGattccactatgtaacacaatgtttgttcctaggtagtaagtgttatttcctaattgcttatgcctcaaaagtatagaaaatggctattattccccacaaactttgcttttgtgaccaggacaatgatattttgaaatttacctatttccaatgagaaaacgggcgaatttgtgtcttttcgttcacataaagtcagaaaaaacaacatatgaatccaaattaacatgtatttatactaaagtaatacaaaaatgactacaaaagatttagaagtgagtagtttttcgagatttacgattatactgtaaatcactttcacgaatcagcccccaaatgtagtctcccatcatgttctcgttatactgtccttggtagcggcgttcaaagtccagtatatccttgtggaagtgctcgccttgctcctccgagtacgctcccatgttctccttgaatttatcaagatgagcatcaaggatatggactttgagagacatcctacagcccattgtgccgtagttcttcaccagagtctcaaccagttccacatagttttcggccttgtggttgcccaggaagccccgaaccactgtgacaaagctgttccaagccgctttctccttactagtgagcttcttggggaattcattgcactccaggatcttctttatctgtggtccgacgaagacaccggctttgacctttgcatcagacagcttagggaagaagtctttgaggtacttgaaggctgccgactccttatctagagctctgacaaattgtttcataaggcccaatttgatgtgcagtggtggcatcagcaccttccgggggtccaccagtggctcccacttgacgttgttcctccccatagagaactcggtccacttggaagggtccaccatgcagaagtagcagttgcttgagtagtcagtgggttcccgccaaattcttgggatagcgaacttcatggctctcttttcccctctgtaccatcctacaaaaaatacatttatttcacccatgactaatgtgtaagagattctcgcaacaacatatgatatattttttcaataacattgaaaattgtaaaacattttaaaattaaaaacttttacaattttaaaaattaacaaattttataacataaaattctgagcaacaattgtccatcttaccttccagagtttttttgcagtgctcgcaggtgaaatgaggttcccagggtttgtcttgatccctgacaggcatgccgaaatatgccttgtaggcctcacacatcttagcagatgcttccacggagtactttttcgctcttgtcttgataaattggccgcagacatagcaaaatgcgtctgccggatgcttgcagcctcttgatgccatctcagaaaaatgcagatatgtatccacttaggcagctggaactaaactgaactggtgggcttaaggcccctgtatttatactactatttatattactagaaagttctagaagttactccaatttacgcagcactgaatctatctggaatgtt from Acipenser ruthenus chromosome 2, fAciRut3.2 maternal haplotype, whole genome shotgun sequence includes the following:
- the LOC131701820 gene encoding uncharacterized protein LOC131701820 — encoded protein: MASRGCKHPADAFCYVCGQFIKTRAKKYSVEASAKMCEAYKAYFGMPVRDQDKPWEPHFTCEHCKKTLEGWYRGEKRAMKFAIPRIWREPTDYSSNCYFCMVDPSKWTEFSMGRNNVKWEPLVDPRKVLMPPLHIKLGLMKQFVRALDKESAAFKYLKDFFPKLSDAKVKAGVFVGPQIKKILECNEFPKKLTSKEKAAWNSFVTVVRGFLGNHKAENYVELVETLVKNYGTMGCRMSLKVHILDAHLDKFKENMGAYSEEQGEHFHKDILDFERRYQGQYNENMMGDYIWGLIRESDLQYNRKSRKTTHF